CTTTCCTCCGGGCGCTTCCCTTCGTTGTGTTTCACACTCTATCAGGAGTTTTTCCGCTCTCCCGCCACCCTGTTTTCCGTAGCCATAAAGACATACGGGCACAGCAGTGGAACCGAGAAAGGATCACTTCCGATAGGTGCCGCCCTCACCTCGCCGGCAGTTGTCTGCGGGCCTCGGTCGTGGGCAGGGATCTGACAGTACATGCCCTCCTCATGCGAGGCAAATCGATTACGCACCGCACACGCCAAGGCCCCGATCACTCGTGCGGAACCGTCAGTTCCTATGACTTAGGCTTCCGACCAGTGCGCCGTCCAGGACAGGTAGTGACGGCGCGTGACCAATCTCCATCTGGGAGGCTTCCCATGACCACCGTGACGTCCCCGATTGCCGGACGCGCCATCGGACTCGCGGCAGTGCCCGATCCGGTCTTCTCCGGCGCGATGGTGGGACCCGGTACCGCTGTCGACCCCGTACGTGAGCCCCACGCCGCGGTCTCCCCCGTCGACGGCGTCATTGTCTCGCTGCACCCGCACGCCTTCGTCGTCGTCGACGCCGAGGGCCACGGTGTACTGACGCACCTCGGCATCGACACCGTCCAGCTCAATGGCGAGGGCTTCGAGCTGCTCGTCAACAAGGGCGACACCGTGACGCGCGGCCAGGATGTCGTGCGCTGGAACCCGGTCGCCGTCGAAGAGGCCGGCAAGTCGCCGATCTGCCCGATCGTCGCGCTGGAGGCCACCGCCGACTCGCTCGGCGACGTCCGCGAGGACGGCGACGTCAAGGCCGGCGACCAGCTCTTCAGCTGGAAGTAGCCGATACCGCTCCCTATGAAGGGGAGCGGCACGTACGACATCCACCGCGGCGGCCCGAGCCGCCGCATCAACCGGAGACGGGTGAAATGGAGACAACGCTGCGAGGCGTCGGCGTGAGCCACGGTGTGGCCATCGGCGAGGTCCGGCACATGGGCACGGCGGTTCTGGAGCCGCCGGCCAAGCAGATTCCGACGGACGAGGCGCCGCGCGAGCAGAGCCGCGCGCGCCAGGCCGTGGAAGCTGTGGCCGCCGACCTCATCGCGCGCGGCAACCTGGCCGGTGGCGAGGCCCAGCACGTGCTGGAGGCCCAGGCCATGATGGCCCAGGACCCCGAGCTGATGGCCGACGTCGAACGGCGCATCACCGTCGGCAGCACCGCGGAGCGCGCGGTGTACGACGCCTTCGCCGCCTACCGCGCGCTGCTCGCCAACGCCGGCGAGTACCTGGCCGGCCGCGTGGCCGACCTGGACGACGTGCGCAACCGCATCGTCGCGCGCCTGCTGGGCGTGCCGATGCCGGGCGTGCCGGACAGCGACGAGCCCTACGTGCTGATCGCCCGGGACCTCGCTCCCGCCGACACCGCCCTGCTCGACCCGACCCTGGTACTGGGCTTCGTGACCGAGGAGGGCGGGCCGACCAGCCACAGCGCCATCCTGGCGCGTGCGCTCGGGGTGCCGGCGGTCGTGGCGCTGCCGGGTGCGGGTGAGCTTGCCGAGGGCACGGTGGTGGCCGTGGACGGCAGCACGGGCGACATCTTCGTCGACCCGAGCCCGGAGAAGCGCGCGGAGCTGATCAAGACGGCCGAGGAGCGCAAGGCCGCGCTGTCGGCGTCGTCCGGCCCGGGTGCCACGTCGGACGGGCACAAGGTGCCGCTGCTGGCGAACGTCGGCGGTCCGGGGGACGTGCCGGCGGCCGTCGAGGCGGGCGCCGAGGGCGTCGGTCTGTTCCGTACCGAGTTCCTGTTCCTGGACGACAGCAAGAAGGCGCCGTCCGAGGCCAAGCAGGTCGAGGCGTACCGCAAGGTGCTGGAGGCGTTCCCCGAGGGCCGTGTGGTCGTGCGGGTGCTGGACGCGGGCGCGGACAAGCCGCTGGAGTTCCTGACGCCGGCCGACGAGCCCAACCCGGCGCTGGGCGTGCGGGGTCTGCGCACCCTGCTCGACCACCCGGACGTGCTGCGCACGCAGCTCACCGCGCTGGCCAAGGCCGCCCAGGGGCTGCCGGTCTACCTCGAGGTCATGGCCCCGATGGTGGCCGACCGCACGGACGCCAAGGCGTTCGCGGACGCGTGCCGCGAGGCCGGGCTGCAGGCGAAGTTCGGGGCGATGGTGGAGATCCCCTCCGCCGCGCTGCGGGCCCGCTCGATCCTGCAGGAGGTCGAGTTCCTTTCGCTGGGCACCAACGACCTGGCGCAGTACACCTTCGCCGCCGACCGTCAGGTCGGTGCGGTGTCGCGGCTGCAGGACCCGTGGCAGCCGGCGCTGCTCGACCTGGTCGCCGCTTCCGCCGAGGCCGCCAAGGCCGAGGGCAAGAGCTGCGGCGTGTGCGGTGAGGCCGCGTCCGACCCGCTGCTGGCCTGTGTGCTGACCGGTCTGGGCGTGACGAGCCTGTCCATGGGTGCGGCGTCGATTCCGTACGTCCGCGCGACCCTGGCCAAGCACACGCTGGCCCAGTGCGAGCGCGCTGCCGCTGCGGCCCGCGCGACGGACTCCGCCGAGGAGGCCCGTCTGGCCGCGCAGGCGGTGCTGTCCGGCGAGTGAGCCGGGCCGTCACCGTCGCGGTGATGTGAGCTGAGAGGTGAAGGGTGTCCCGCCGGGTGGCGGGGCACCCTTCACTCGTTTCCTGCCCGGCGGCCGTCGGCCCGCTCAGACTTCCAGTTGCTCAGTCCTCCAAGGGCAGCCCGGCGCAGTAGTCGACGTCGGGCTCGGGTGGTACGGGCTCGCCGGAGCGGGCGTCGGTGCAGTAGGCGGCGAAGACTTCCGCTTCGGTCAGCGGGTGAAGCCGACCGCCGTCCTTGAGGTTCCAGCCGCGGACGGTGTCGCGGTGATCGGGCCGGATGCTGCGCATGACCACTCCGCCCGGCCGTTCCGTGGCGATGCCCGCCGCGAGGACGGTGCAGAAGAGGAGGGCGGCCGCCTCGCCGAGGTGGAGCAGGCCGTCGTCACGGCTCTCCGTGTGCAGCACGGCCACGAGCGGAGTCCGCCCTTCGGCCGGGATACTGCAGACGAGGTGGTGGGTGCCGGGTCCCGCCGCCTCGATGATCCTCCGCAGGAGGGCGGTGGCCCTGGCGAAGGCGGCGCGGCCGATGTCCTCACCGCAGGAGTCGCAGTCGCCGCGGGTGAGCAGGCCCGAGGCGTACTCCCACGTCGCCTGCTGTTCCGCCTCGGCGACGAGCCGGGGCAGCAGGCGGGCGAGGGGCTCGCCCTCGTAGGCGACCTTGGTGCCGGCGGCTGCGACCTCCGCGGTGTAGCGCGTGCGGCTGGCCGGGGCGTCGGGGTCGAGGTGGGATTCGGTGCAGAACTCCGCGTAGGCGACGGGGTCGAAGAGGGCGACGCTCGTGTGCGTGCCGCGGGCGGCCAAGTCACGCAGCAGGCCCTCCACCTGCCGGATGTAGGTGGCGTGGTCGTCGAAGGTGAAGCTCGTGTAGCCCTGCATGGCCGCGAAGTCGTCCGCTCCGGCCAGGACGGCCACGGTGCTGGGGACTTCGCGGCGCAGCAGGCGCCGTGCGCTGGGCTTGCGCCGCGCGGTGAGCGATCTCTTCCTGCCGTCCCGCTGCTTGGTGTGCGGGCGCTTGCCGCCCGCCGGTCGCTTCCCCTCCTCCGTCAGGCGTTTCCCCGTCAGACGTTTCCCCGACAGGCGGTTCCCCGTCGGTCGCTCGCCCGTCAGCCGTTTCCCCGTGGGCCGCTTCCCGCCTGCCCGCCGTCCTCCGCCGTCACGTGAGTGCGCCATTTCCTCTCCCCCTGAGCGCGTGCGATCAATGCTCACTCACCGTAACGGGAGGCACTGACAATGCGGTCTCGCCCTCGTCGCGGGTGAGTCTGCGCTGGGCGAGGCACATGACGGCGAGTCCGGCGCCGAAGCCGAGCCAGCCGAGGGGTCCGGCCGCGATGGTGCCGGTCACGGCCACGGGGCCGATGCTGCGCTGGACCGCCGATGAGAGGCCGTGGACGCCGAGGTAGGCGCCCTGGGCGGTGGGCGGTGCGAGGGTGACGGACAGTTCCCAGGAGACGGTGGCGTGGAGCATCTCGGCGACGGTGAAGGCGGTCGCGGCCAGGGTCAGGGCGGTGACGGCGATCCAGCGGGTGTCGGTGGCCGATACGGCGAGGGCCGCTCCGCCTGCGAAGAAGGCCGCGGCCAGGGGGAACAGTGAGGTCCGCGCCTTCTCGGAGGTGGTCCCGAAGCGGGCGAAGGGGACCTGGAAGCACACCACGAGCACGTTGTTGAGGACGAGGAGGAGGGGGACGATGCCGTGCGGGACGGGTGTGGCCGTGACGGCCCACAGGGCGAGGCCGACCTTGAAGACGGAGTCGTCGAGGCAGAGGAAGGCTTCGGTGGCGGTGTAGGCGAGGTAACGGCGGTCGCGCCAGGGGTTGGTGACGCGGGCGGCCCCGGCTTCCGCGGCCGCTCGGTCCTTTGCGGCTCCGGCCGCCGGGCCGCCCGCCGTCACCACGCGCGAGGCCGACGGCGGTTCGCCGCAGCGCAGGGTGAGCAGGGCGACGGCGACGAAGGACAGGGCGTCGCCGACGAGCAGCCAGCGGTAGACGGCGGTGGTGCCGACGGCGAGGGCTCCGGCCGCCGCGAGGCCGCCGACGGCCCAGCCCACGTTGGAGACGGTGCGGTTGACAGCCTGGTAGCGGCTGCGGTCGGGGCCGGCGATGCGGGTCGCGTAGAGCCTGGTGAGGACGGAGGAGGCTCGGTCGCCGAGGCTGCCGACCGCGGTGAAGGCGAGCAGCAGCCGCAGGTCCGTGGTCGTGAGGAGGGCGAGCGAGGCGACGGCGCGGAGGGCCTGGACGCCGGCGAGCAGGGTCCGCAGGGGGAGGCGGTCTGCGAGGAGGCCGCCGAGGGGCGGGCCGGCGATGCCGATGGCGCCGGAGACGCCGAGCAGCAGGCCGATCTGGGCGGTGCCGAGCCCGGCGACGTAGGTGAAGTACAGGACGGCCGTGGCGCCCCAGAGGCCGGAGCCCGTCCTGTCGACGAAGGTGACGGCGAGCATGCGGCGGCCGTCCGGTCCCCCCAGTATCTGCATGTGGTGATCCCCCTTGACCCGAATATTGTATTGATACATACTCAGTTCTGTGGTGACACAATATGAGATCACTGGTACGAACGCCAAGGGGATTGCCGCGTCCATCGAGCGCGGCGTGGCCGACGGCGTGCTCGCTCCCGGCAGTTCGCTCCCCCCGGTGCGCACGCTCGCCGAGCGCCTCGGCGTGAGCCCGGGGACGGTCGCCACCACGTACAAGGAGCTGCGCCGCCGGGGCATCGTCGTCACCCGCGGGCGCGGCGGGACCGTCGTCGCCGAGGCCCCCGCCGTCGCCTCCCGGCGCCCGCCGAAGGTGCCCGAAGGGCTGCGCGACCTGGCCGGCGGCCACCCCGATCCGGCGTTCCTGCCCGAGCTGGTGCCGCCCGTGCAGGTGGCCCAGGGCGCGCGCTCGCACCGGGCGGCGCCGCGGCTGGCCCGGCTGGAGGAGCTCACCCGCGCCTGGTACGAGCGCGACGGCGTCCCGTCCGCGCACGTGACCTTCGCGCACAGCGCGCTCGACTGCGTGGCCCGGCTGCTCTCCACCGAACTGCGGCCCGGTGACGCGGTGGCGATGGAGGACCCCGGCTACCACCACCTGCTCGACCTCGTGCCGGCGCTGGGCCTGCGGATCGTTCCGGTCGGGGTGGACGACGAGGGTATGCGGCCGGAGGAGCTGCGGGCCGCGGTGCGCGGAGGCGTACGGGCCGTCATCTGCAGCCCGCGGGCGCAGAATCCGTACGGCGGGTGCTTCTCCGCCGCCCGGCGCGACGCGCTGGCCGCGGTGCTCGCGGAGGCGCCGGAAGTACTGGTCGTCGAGAACGACTACACCGCGGAGATCTGCGGCGCCCCCCTGCACAGCCTGACCGCCGGGGGCCGGCTCGCCCGCTGGGCCCAGGTCCGCACCGTCACCAAGCACCTGGGGCCGGACCTGCGGTGGGCCGCGCTGGCCTGCGACGCGACGACGCTGGCGCGGCACGACGGGCGGCTGCTGCTGACCTCGGGCTGGGTCAGCCACGTGCTGCAGGAGGCCGTGGCCGGGCTGCTCGCCGACCCCGGGGCGCGGGCGCTGGTCGACGAGGCCCGCGCCGCGTACGCCGTGCGGCGCGAGGCGCTCATCGGGGAGCTGGCCCGGCGGGGGATCTCCGCGCACGGGGGTGGCGGGCTGAACGTGTGGGTGCCGGTGCGGGACGAAGCCGCCGTCGTCAACGGGTTGCGGTCCTGTGGGTGGTGGGTGGCTGCGGGGGCGCGGTTTCGGATCGGGACCGCGCCGGGGGTGCGGATCACTACGGCGGATCTGCGACCGTCCGAGGCGGGGCGGCTTGCCGCGGACTTTGCTTCTGTACTGGGTGAGGCTCAGGAGACGTACGGGGGGTAGGGCGGTTTTTCTCCCCTACCCGCCCCTTCCCGTAACTGGGGGCTCCGCCCCCACCCCCCCGTATCGCGCTGAACGCGCTCGTCCTCGAACGCCGGACGGGCTGAAATGGTGCTCGGACGAGCCGGTGAGTGGCCGGACTAGCGCTTTCGGCCCAGGTCCTCGTAGAACTTCAGCAGGTCCGCGTTGTCCACCGAGCCCGGGTTCACCGCCTTCTCCAGTGGCGTGCCCTGGAGGAGGCGCTTGACCGGGACCTCGATGCGCTTGCCGGTGAGGGTGTGCGGGACCGCCGGGACCTCGATGACCTCGTCGGGGACGTGGCGGGGCGAGAGGTTCTCGCGGATGGTGCGCTTGATGCGGTCGAGCAGGCCGTCGTCCAGTTGCGCGCCCGGCGCGAGGTGGACGAAGAGGGGCATCCAGTAGCCGCCGTCCGGCTGTTCGACGCCGATGACGAGGGACTCGCGGATCTCGGGGAGGCGTTCGACGACCTCGTAGATGTCGGCGGAGCCCATGCGGACGCCCTGCCGGTTGAGGGTGGAGTCGGAGCGGCCGTGGATGACGACGCTGCCGTGCGGGGTGAGGGTGATCCAGTCGCCGTGGCGCCAGACGCCGGGGAACATCTCGAAGTAGCTCTCGCGGTAGCGGGTGTCTTCGGGGTCGTTCCAGAAGTGGATGGGCATCGACGGCATGGGGTTGGTGACGACGAGCTCGCCGACCTCGCCGACGACGGGCTTGCCGTGCGGGTCCCAGGCCTGCAGGTCGGTGCCGAGGCAGGGGGCCTGGAGCTCGCCGATGTGGACGGGCAGGGTCGGTACGGCGCCCGCGAAGCAGCTGCAGACGTCCGTGCCGCCGCTCACCGAGGCGATCCACATGTCTTCCGCGACCTCGTCGTGGATCCAGCGGAAGCCGTCCGGCGGCAGCGGCGAGCCCGTCGTGGCGACGCACTTCACGCGCGAGAGGTCGAAGTCCCGGCCGGGGCGGACCTCCGCCTTGCGGCAGGCCATGACGTAGGCGGCCGAGGTGCCGTAGAGGGTCGCGCCGGTGCGTTCGGCGACGCGCCACTGGGCGGCGGTGTCGGGGTGGCCGGGGCTGCCGTCGTAGAGGACGACGGTGGAGCCCACCAGGAGGCCGGAGACGAGGAAGTTCCACATCATCCAGCCGGTGGAGGTGTACCAGAAGAAGCGGTCGCCGGGGCCGAGGTCGCAGTGCAGGGAGAGCTGCTTTAGGTGTTCGAGGAGGATGCCGCCCTGGGACTGGACGATGGCCTTGGGCAGGCCGGTGGTGCCGGAGGAGTACAGCACCCACAGCGGGTGGTCGAAGGGGACCTGTTCGAAGACGGGTTCCACGTCCTCGGCCACCAGTGCGTCCCACTCCAGGGCGCCTTCGGGGGCCGGGGTGCCCAGCAGCGGGATGTGGACGACGGCGCGCAGGGTGGGCAGGCCTGTGCGGAGTTCGGCGACGGTGCCGGTGCGCTCGTGTTCCTTGCCGCCGTAGCGGTAGCCGTCGACGGTGAACAGGACGACGGGTTCGACCTGCTGGAAGCGGTCCAGGACGCTGCGGGCACCGAAGTCGGGCGCGCAGGAGGTCCACACGGCGCCGACGGCCGCGGTGGCGAGGAGGGCGACGACGGCCTGCGGGACGTTGGGCAGGTAGCCGGAGATGCGGTCGCCGGGGCGCACGCCCAGGCGGCGCAGCGCGGCGGCGAGCGAGCCGACCTGGCGGCGCAGCTCGGTCCAGGTGACCGGGCTCGGGTCGTGGATCTCGTCGACGGCGAGCAGGGCCGGTTCGCCGGCCCGTGCGGGGTCCTCGGCGGCGCGCAGCGCGTGCTCGGCGTAGTTGAGGGTCGCGCCGGGGAACCAGGTGGCGCCGGGCATCGATCGGTCGGCGAGGACGCGCTCGTAGGGGTGGGAGAAACGGACGTCGCACCATTCGGCGAGGGCCTGCCAGAAGGTCTCGAGCTCGCCGACGGACCAGCGGTGCAGGGCGGCGTAGCTCGCGGCGGGGTCGCCGGGGACCGCGGCCGGGGCGCCGTGGCGCTCCGCAGCCCACGCCTGGAAGCGGGTGACCTGGGCGCGGGCGACGCGGTCGGCGCCGGGGGTCCACAGGGGCTCCGGCGTTTCGGCGGGCTGCGGTGCGGTGGTCATCTGGCGGCTCCCGGGCTTCTGCGCGTCGTGGGCATCGCGTGGTGGCATCGTCCTCGTGCGCCGCGCGCACGGCGGGGTGTGCGCGTGCCACGGCTGACCAGGACGATGCCACGTGATCGACTCCCGCACCAGAGCCGATGGCACAGTGCGGCGCGCATCGCACCGGCCGCGGGTGGGGGCCGTGCCCCGTCCGTCTCACGCGTGCCGGGTTCCTCCGGCACCCCGCCCTTGTCCCTGCGGGGGTGAACGGCGTCTGAACGGCGGGCGCCGGCGATCGTGCGGGTGGCAGTCTGAGCAGCATGGATGCGCATGATCTGCTGCGGTTAGTGAGGACGGTCCGTACGGCGCGGGGGGTACGGTCCCTGCGGTCGGCGCTGCGGCGGCGGAGCGCGGACAGAGCGGGGCTGCCGCGGCCGGGTGCGGAGCGGGCGCGGGTGCCGGGTGCGGCGCAGGGGGCGGATCCGCTGCCGGGCGGCGGGGTGGTGCGCTTCGCGCGGTCGTCCCTGCGCGTGCGGGTGGCGGCGGGCGGCGCGGTGTTCTGCGGCTGGGACGGGGCCGGGCCGGAGCCGTCGTACGCCCTGAACGGGCCGGGGCCCGAGGTCGACGAGCGGGCGGTGCTGGAGCCGGACACCGACGGCGGCTGGCGGGTGGTGTCGGAGCGCGTGCTGGTGGTGGTGGGCCGGCACGGGACGGTGGAGGTGCGGACGCCCGGGGGCGTGCTGCTGCGGCGTGATCTGCCGCCGCGCTGGTGGGAGCCGGTGGATGCGGAGGGGCGTGAGCGGCCGGGGGCCGGTGAGGCGCGGTGGGCGCTGCGGTCGGAGGTGGCGGCGGATGCGCGCTTCTTCGGGCTGGGCGGCCGGTCGGCGGGCCCGCGGCTGCGGGACGGCTCGTACCGGCTGTGGAACACCGACCCGGACGGTGCCTTCGTGCCGGGTGACGATCCGCTGTACATCACGATGCCGGTGCAGCTGGTGGTGGCGGACGCGGGCACGCACCTGGTGTTCCACGACGACTCGTGGGACGGGCGGGTGACGCTGGCGGAGGGCGAGGAGGGCGCGGGCTCGGGCCACGACCGGCCGGGCCGCTGCGAGGTGCGGATGGACGGCGGGCCGCTGCGCTACTGGGTGCTGGTGGGGACGCCGGCGCGGGTGCTGCACGGCTGGGCGTCCCTGACGGGGGCCGCCGCGCTGCCGCCCGCGTGGGCGCTCGGTCACCATCACGCGCGCTGGGGGTTCGGCAGTGAGCGCGAGGTGCGGCGGGTGGTGGAGGGGTACGCCGAGCGCGGGCTGCCGCTGTCCGCCCTGCACCTGGACATCGACCACTACCGGGGGCACCGCGTCTTCACGGTGGACCGGGAGCGGTTCCCCGATCTGCCGGGGCTGGCGGCGGAGCTGCGGGAGAGGGGGGTGCGGCTGGTGTCGATCGTGGATCCGGCGGTGAAGGCGGAGCCGGGTCAGTGGGTGTTCGACAGCGGGGCGGCGGCCGATGCGTTCGTACGGGATGCGCGGGGGCGCCGGGTGCGGGGGGAGGTGTGGCCGGGCGAGTCGGTCTACCCCGACTTCACCGATCCGCGGGTGCGCAAGTGGTGGGGCGGGCTCTACGGGGAGCGGCTGGCGCAGGGGTTCTCGGGCGTGTGGCACGACATGAACGAGCCGGTGTCGTTCGCTCCGTTCGGGGATCCGTCGC
The window above is part of the Streptomyces roseifaciens genome. Proteins encoded here:
- a CDS encoding PTS sugar transporter subunit IIA, whose product is MTTVTSPIAGRAIGLAAVPDPVFSGAMVGPGTAVDPVREPHAAVSPVDGVIVSLHPHAFVVVDAEGHGVLTHLGIDTVQLNGEGFELLVNKGDTVTRGQDVVRWNPVAVEEAGKSPICPIVALEATADSLGDVREDGDVKAGDQLFSWK
- the ptsP gene encoding phosphoenolpyruvate--protein phosphotransferase: METTLRGVGVSHGVAIGEVRHMGTAVLEPPAKQIPTDEAPREQSRARQAVEAVAADLIARGNLAGGEAQHVLEAQAMMAQDPELMADVERRITVGSTAERAVYDAFAAYRALLANAGEYLAGRVADLDDVRNRIVARLLGVPMPGVPDSDEPYVLIARDLAPADTALLDPTLVLGFVTEEGGPTSHSAILARALGVPAVVALPGAGELAEGTVVAVDGSTGDIFVDPSPEKRAELIKTAEERKAALSASSGPGATSDGHKVPLLANVGGPGDVPAAVEAGAEGVGLFRTEFLFLDDSKKAPSEAKQVEAYRKVLEAFPEGRVVVRVLDAGADKPLEFLTPADEPNPALGVRGLRTLLDHPDVLRTQLTALAKAAQGLPVYLEVMAPMVADRTDAKAFADACREAGLQAKFGAMVEIPSAALRARSILQEVEFLSLGTNDLAQYTFAADRQVGAVSRLQDPWQPALLDLVAASAEAAKAEGKSCGVCGEAASDPLLACVLTGLGVTSLSMGAASIPYVRATLAKHTLAQCERAAAAARATDSAEEARLAAQAVLSGE
- a CDS encoding MFS transporter, which produces MQILGGPDGRRMLAVTFVDRTGSGLWGATAVLYFTYVAGLGTAQIGLLLGVSGAIGIAGPPLGGLLADRLPLRTLLAGVQALRAVASLALLTTTDLRLLLAFTAVGSLGDRASSVLTRLYATRIAGPDRSRYQAVNRTVSNVGWAVGGLAAAGALAVGTTAVYRWLLVGDALSFVAVALLTLRCGEPPSASRVVTAGGPAAGAAKDRAAAEAGAARVTNPWRDRRYLAYTATEAFLCLDDSVFKVGLALWAVTATPVPHGIVPLLLVLNNVLVVCFQVPFARFGTTSEKARTSLFPLAAAFFAGGAALAVSATDTRWIAVTALTLAATAFTVAEMLHATVSWELSVTLAPPTAQGAYLGVHGLSSAVQRSIGPVAVTGTIAAGPLGWLGFGAGLAVMCLAQRRLTRDEGETALSVPPVTVSEH
- a CDS encoding aminotransferase class I/II-fold pyridoxal phosphate-dependent enzyme — translated: MVTQYEITGTNAKGIAASIERGVADGVLAPGSSLPPVRTLAERLGVSPGTVATTYKELRRRGIVVTRGRGGTVVAEAPAVASRRPPKVPEGLRDLAGGHPDPAFLPELVPPVQVAQGARSHRAAPRLARLEELTRAWYERDGVPSAHVTFAHSALDCVARLLSTELRPGDAVAMEDPGYHHLLDLVPALGLRIVPVGVDDEGMRPEELRAAVRGGVRAVICSPRAQNPYGGCFSAARRDALAAVLAEAPEVLVVENDYTAEICGAPLHSLTAGGRLARWAQVRTVTKHLGPDLRWAALACDATTLARHDGRLLLTSGWVSHVLQEAVAGLLADPGARALVDEARAAYAVRREALIGELARRGISAHGGGGLNVWVPVRDEAAVVNGLRSCGWWVAAGARFRIGTAPGVRITTADLRPSEAGRLAADFASVLGEAQETYGG
- a CDS encoding acetoacetate--CoA ligase, which gives rise to MTTAPQPAETPEPLWTPGADRVARAQVTRFQAWAAERHGAPAAVPGDPAASYAALHRWSVGELETFWQALAEWCDVRFSHPYERVLADRSMPGATWFPGATLNYAEHALRAAEDPARAGEPALLAVDEIHDPSPVTWTELRRQVGSLAAALRRLGVRPGDRISGYLPNVPQAVVALLATAAVGAVWTSCAPDFGARSVLDRFQQVEPVVLFTVDGYRYGGKEHERTGTVAELRTGLPTLRAVVHIPLLGTPAPEGALEWDALVAEDVEPVFEQVPFDHPLWVLYSSGTTGLPKAIVQSQGGILLEHLKQLSLHCDLGPGDRFFWYTSTGWMMWNFLVSGLLVGSTVVLYDGSPGHPDTAAQWRVAERTGATLYGTSAAYVMACRKAEVRPGRDFDLSRVKCVATTGSPLPPDGFRWIHDEVAEDMWIASVSGGTDVCSCFAGAVPTLPVHIGELQAPCLGTDLQAWDPHGKPVVGEVGELVVTNPMPSMPIHFWNDPEDTRYRESYFEMFPGVWRHGDWITLTPHGSVVIHGRSDSTLNRQGVRMGSADIYEVVERLPEIRESLVIGVEQPDGGYWMPLFVHLAPGAQLDDGLLDRIKRTIRENLSPRHVPDEVIEVPAVPHTLTGKRIEVPVKRLLQGTPLEKAVNPGSVDNADLLKFYEDLGRKR
- a CDS encoding glycoside hydrolase family 31 protein, translated to MDAHDLLRLVRTVRTARGVRSLRSALRRRSADRAGLPRPGAERARVPGAAQGADPLPGGGVVRFARSSLRVRVAAGGAVFCGWDGAGPEPSYALNGPGPEVDERAVLEPDTDGGWRVVSERVLVVVGRHGTVEVRTPGGVLLRRDLPPRWWEPVDAEGRERPGAGEARWALRSEVAADARFFGLGGRSAGPRLRDGSYRLWNTDPDGAFVPGDDPLYITMPVQLVVADAGTHLVFHDDSWDGRVTLAEGEEGAGSGHDRPGRCEVRMDGGPLRYWVLVGTPARVLHGWASLTGAAALPPAWALGHHHARWGFGSEREVRRVVEGYAERGLPLSALHLDIDHYRGHRVFTVDRERFPDLPGLAAELRERGVRLVSIVDPAVKAEPGQWVFDSGAAADAFVRDARGRRVRGEVWPGESVYPDFTDPRVRKWWGGLYGERLAQGFSGVWHDMNEPVSFAPFGDPSLPLSARHSLEGRGGDHREAHNVYGLAMARAGYEALCELRPGERPFLFSRSGWAGMQRYGGTWSGDVATGWPGLRASLSLVLGLGLCGVPYSGPDVGGFSGFPSPELYVRWFQLGSYLPLFRTHSAITAGRREPWEFGGEALEHAGAALRERMRLLPYFVTLAHLARRTGAPYVRPVWWRSPEDRALRDCEDAFLLGDSLLVAPVLEQGADRRAVRLPRGLWYDTATGKAYEGPGQVLLDAPLSRIPVLARAGSVIPVQRTAESASGPSGPSGLSGLAGLSGPVELEVWAPAPGRTGGGVLVPDGGDGWEPQEAVRFTTRRRDGAVVVEQEGAEEVGYPVRVRGEGA